The window TCTCGGCCGGCGGCGAGACCGCGGGCTTGACCGCGATCCTCGAAGAGCGGCAATATGAAGCTGCGGACGACGTCGACCAGGTCTCCTCCCGACCCGATTTCGCCGTGCTGATCTATGCCGGCGGCTTTGCGGAAAAGGACAGCCCGACGTTGAAACCCTACGTAAAGCTGACTTCGAATACGCCCCCCATGTTTTTGGTTCACGCCATCGACGATCCGGTGCCCGTCGCCAACAGCCTCTTGCTCACCTTGGGCCTCAAGCAGGCCGGCGTGCCCGCCGAGTTGCACGTCTATTCCACCGGCGGCCACGGCTATGGATTGCGGCAGACCGAACAGCCGGTCACGCATTGGGCCGATCGTTGCGGCGAGTGGCTGCGCGAAAGCGGCTTGCTGAAGCGGACGCCGTGACCCCGAGCCGACCGCGATGAGCGAACGACAAGTCGTGATCTACTCGGCCGGCAACCGGCTGCAAGCCGTGCTGCTGCAACAAATGTTGGACGAGCACGGCATCGCCGCCCTCGTGGTGAACGACGGGCTGACCGGCGAAGGAGGCGAATTGCCGCTCGGCCTGTCGACGGCCCCGCGCGTAGTCGTGGCCGCGAGTGACGCCGAAGTGGCGCGCGAGTTAGCGCTCCGCTTCGAACGACAGATCGCCGCGCGCGGCGAGTTTGCCCGAGATGAACCGCCGGACATGATCGACGACAGCGAACGCACCATCGCTTTCTGGCCGCAATGCCCGGAATGCGCGC of the Planctomycetia bacterium genome contains:
- a CDS encoding DUF2007 domain-containing protein, coding for MSERQVVIYSAGNRLQAVLLQQMLDEHGIAALVVNDGLTGEGGELPLGLSTAPRVVVAASDAEVARELALRFERQIAARGEFARDEPPDMIDDSERTIAFWPQCPECA